The following coding sequences lie in one Chitinivorax sp. PXF-14 genomic window:
- a CDS encoding AsmA family protein: MRLGLYTGGLAVAGWLVMPIVTDLSRYERELASRVEQATQRKFSLQGPLRLSLWPLGIELNKVALSERLSDDDFLGAERAVLGLRLLPLLHGELSVDRLTLEGLRVNLRRLPDGSHNFDDLLQSPKPGPLTWSLRQLQVRQGQLRWYDRESQPRWVLREVGIEGARNDRTEPLRLDLAGELLHPGFSGHIEAKAAVKVDPRLREFSLPDLQAKWVGTAEGTRIGVALSGGLQYAGGVATLSRGGVRFDAYAGALHFSAAGAMPTARWEEGRFTAPKLKMRGSLEAQADRGKLDIEFSQLSAQSGSLAAESALHFEARHGNHALAAELAGPIRVGTGFNSFSLPKAMIKATLSRDGESKPLSSLQVNGSASLDWAEQQVFANLSGSYDDAPASLRFVMRDFGAPRYDLNAELTRLDVNRLVLAKPAPAKPGEDSRGPVQLDFSLLDGWAGKAELKIGELLLGPVHFGQVLLGARSEDGMLQIEPFAASLYQGTLSGSASLAFRARPELKLKQRLVGMNVRPLLEDVIGLSRVEGRGEAEIELTASGDSVDEMRRSLDGNVRVSLRDGSIRGIDLGKLLVKPQSKSGEHAADVATSTAFSSLNAVFQLKKGVARTDELRLDSPLLSLGGGGLIDVAENVIDYKLEAAFTKKPGGHERAALAGVVVPVTISGPLNAPHYDVDMRPLIERLAAGTKKAAGGAKP, translated from the coding sequence ATGCGCCTGGGCTTGTACACCGGCGGGTTGGCGGTTGCCGGCTGGCTGGTCATGCCCATCGTCACAGATTTGTCGCGCTATGAGCGCGAGTTGGCCAGCCGCGTGGAGCAGGCCACGCAGCGCAAGTTCAGCCTGCAGGGGCCGTTGCGCCTCAGCCTGTGGCCGCTCGGCATCGAGCTCAACAAGGTGGCCTTGAGCGAACGCCTCAGCGACGACGATTTCCTCGGCGCAGAGCGCGCCGTGCTCGGCTTGCGCCTGCTGCCCTTGCTGCACGGCGAGCTGTCGGTCGACCGGCTCACACTGGAAGGCCTGCGCGTCAACCTGCGCCGGTTGCCCGATGGCAGCCACAATTTCGACGACCTGCTGCAATCCCCCAAGCCCGGGCCGTTGACCTGGTCGCTGCGGCAGCTGCAGGTGCGCCAGGGCCAGCTGCGCTGGTACGACCGCGAATCGCAGCCACGCTGGGTGCTGCGCGAGGTCGGCATCGAGGGCGCACGCAACGACCGCACCGAGCCGCTGCGCCTCGATCTTGCGGGCGAGCTGTTGCATCCGGGCTTCTCCGGCCATATCGAGGCCAAGGCCGCGGTCAAGGTCGATCCGCGCCTGCGCGAATTCAGCCTGCCCGATCTGCAGGCCAAATGGGTGGGGACGGCCGAAGGCACACGGATTGGCGTCGCGCTCTCCGGCGGCTTGCAGTACGCCGGCGGGGTGGCCACGCTGAGCCGTGGCGGCGTGCGCTTCGATGCCTATGCTGGCGCGCTGCATTTCAGCGCAGCGGGCGCGATGCCGACCGCACGCTGGGAGGAAGGGCGCTTCACCGCGCCCAAGCTCAAGATGCGCGGCAGTCTCGAAGCTCAGGCCGACCGTGGCAAGCTCGATATCGAGTTCAGCCAGCTATCCGCCCAGTCCGGCAGCCTTGCCGCCGAGAGCGCGCTGCATTTCGAGGCCCGCCATGGCAACCATGCGCTGGCGGCCGAGCTGGCAGGGCCGATCCGAGTCGGCACCGGGTTCAACTCTTTCTCCCTGCCCAAGGCCATGATCAAGGCCACGCTGAGCCGCGACGGCGAGAGCAAGCCGCTGTCGAGCCTGCAGGTCAACGGCTCGGCCAGCCTCGACTGGGCCGAGCAACAGGTATTCGCCAACCTCAGCGGCAGCTATGACGACGCGCCGGCCAGCTTGCGTTTCGTCATGCGCGATTTCGGCGCACCGCGCTACGATCTCAACGCCGAGCTCACCCGGCTCGACGTGAACCGGCTGGTGCTGGCCAAGCCCGCGCCCGCCAAGCCCGGCGAGGACAGCCGCGGCCCGGTGCAGCTCGATTTCAGCCTGCTCGACGGCTGGGCCGGCAAGGCGGAACTCAAGATCGGCGAACTGCTGCTGGGGCCCGTGCATTTCGGCCAGGTGCTGCTCGGCGCCAGGAGCGAGGACGGCATGCTGCAGATCGAGCCATTCGCGGCCAGCCTGTACCAGGGCACGCTGTCGGGGTCGGCCAGCCTGGCTTTCCGCGCCCGACCGGAGCTGAAGCTCAAGCAGCGCCTGGTGGGCATGAACGTGCGCCCCTTGCTCGAAGACGTGATCGGGCTGTCGCGCGTCGAGGGGCGCGGCGAGGCGGAAATCGAGCTGACGGCCAGCGGCGACAGCGTCGACGAGATGCGCCGCAGCCTCGACGGCAATGTGCGTGTCAGCCTGCGCGATGGCTCGATACGCGGCATCGACCTCGGCAAGCTGCTGGTGAAGCCGCAGAGCAAGTCCGGTGAGCACGCGGCCGATGTGGCGACGAGTACGGCATTCAGCAGCCTCAACGCCGTGTTCCAGCTAAAGAAGGGCGTGGCCCGCACCGACGAGCTGCGGCTCGATTCACCGCTGCTATCGCTGGGCGGCGGCGGCCTGATCGACGTGGCCGAGAATGTCATCGACTACAAGCTGGAAGCCGCCTTCACCAAGAAGCCAGGTGGGCACGAGCGCGCGGCGCTGGCCGGTGTGGTGGTGCCCGTCACCATCAGCGGGCCGCTCAATGCGCCGCATTACGACGTCGACATGCGGCCGCTGATCGAGCGCCTGGCAGCCGGCACGAAGAAGGCAGCGGGCGGCGCCAAGCCATGA
- a CDS encoding Tim44 domain-containing protein: MQHKTRMLIAALAASAMLAAPFADAARLGGGNSRGMTRSYTPRPAPSRVQPTPSAPISQPQPQAAPQRSGPGWGGVAAGAAAGAAAGYMLGHATSGGNQATQMAPAGGGAMMGSAQQPVSSGFPWGTLLLLGGLTAIGFMLFRRMTARPAAAPSYGGAGMGAASAPSSGKVYRIGGDAAPAASFADAPAANVGSRLPDGTETVAFLRQAKASFMHLQTMNSPDSVDELRKYLTPDMFEAIRADVQGNTETAEFPELNAEVIEAAREGSQYIATVRFHGRVSESLNSPEQPFTELWHFTKPADGAALKWLVAGIQQI; the protein is encoded by the coding sequence ATGCAACACAAGACCCGCATGCTGATTGCTGCACTGGCTGCCAGCGCGATGCTGGCCGCACCGTTTGCCGACGCCGCCCGGCTCGGCGGCGGCAATAGCCGCGGCATGACGCGTAGCTACACGCCGCGCCCGGCGCCGAGCCGGGTGCAGCCGACGCCGTCCGCCCCGATCTCGCAGCCCCAGCCGCAGGCCGCGCCGCAACGTAGCGGCCCGGGCTGGGGCGGTGTCGCCGCTGGCGCCGCAGCCGGCGCGGCGGCAGGCTATATGCTCGGCCACGCCACCAGTGGCGGCAACCAGGCCACGCAGATGGCGCCCGCCGGCGGCGGTGCGATGATGGGCTCGGCCCAGCAGCCCGTATCGTCCGGCTTCCCCTGGGGCACCTTGCTGCTGCTTGGCGGCCTGACCGCGATCGGTTTCATGCTGTTCCGCCGCATGACGGCACGCCCTGCCGCCGCGCCGAGCTATGGCGGCGCGGGGATGGGTGCCGCGTCGGCGCCGTCTTCCGGCAAGGTGTACCGCATCGGTGGCGACGCGGCACCGGCCGCGAGCTTTGCCGATGCACCGGCGGCAAACGTGGGCTCGCGGCTGCCCGATGGCACCGAGACCGTCGCCTTTCTGCGCCAGGCCAAGGCCTCGTTCATGCACCTGCAGACGATGAACTCGCCCGATAGCGTGGACGAGCTGCGCAAGTATCTGACGCCCGACATGTTCGAGGCGATCCGCGCCGATGTGCAGGGCAACACCGAAACAGCGGAATTCCCGGAACTCAATGCCGAGGTGATCGAGGCCGCACGGGAAGGCAGCCAGTACATCGCCACCGTACGCTTCCATGGCCGCGTCAGCGAGTCGCTGAATAGCCCTGAGCAGCCGTTCACCGAGCTGTGGCACTTCACCAAGCCGGCCGATGGCGCTGCGCTCAAATGGCTGGTTGCCGGCATCCAGCAAATCTAG
- the tsaA gene encoding tRNA (N6-threonylcarbamoyladenosine(37)-N6)-methyltransferase TrmO — MHLTLTPLGYIESCFKEKFGIPRQPGLVQAARASLRLLPPFDRAEAVRGLDGFSHVWLIFGFHGTADGGWRPTVRPPRLGGNQRLGVFATRSTFRPNPLGLSVVRLAGIDTSHGVRLEFSGADLLDGTPIYDIKPYLPYADAITDACGGFAPDEPAIAVDIVFTPEAERHLEQASRARPQIRALVEEMLRYDPRPAYFGSSDRRKDFGVRLYEFDVKWRIDDGRAVVTALERCEA; from the coding sequence ATGCATCTCACCCTGACGCCGCTTGGCTATATCGAGTCCTGTTTCAAAGAGAAATTCGGCATCCCACGCCAGCCCGGGCTGGTCCAGGCGGCCCGCGCCTCGCTGCGCTTGCTGCCACCGTTCGACCGCGCCGAGGCGGTACGCGGCCTCGACGGCTTCTCGCATGTCTGGCTGATATTCGGCTTTCACGGCACGGCAGATGGCGGCTGGCGGCCTACCGTCAGGCCGCCTCGGCTGGGCGGGAACCAGCGTCTCGGGGTGTTCGCCACCCGCTCCACCTTCCGCCCGAACCCGCTTGGGCTGTCGGTGGTGCGGCTGGCCGGCATCGATACCAGCCATGGCGTGCGGCTCGAATTCAGCGGGGCGGACCTGCTCGACGGCACGCCCATCTACGACATCAAGCCCTATCTGCCGTATGCCGACGCGATCACCGACGCCTGCGGTGGTTTCGCGCCGGATGAGCCGGCGATTGCGGTCGACATCGTGTTTACACCCGAGGCCGAACGGCACCTCGAGCAGGCGAGCCGTGCCCGCCCGCAGATTCGGGCACTGGTCGAAGAAATGCTGCGCTACGATCCGCGCCCGGCCTATTTCGGCTCGAGCGACAGGCGCAAGGATTTCGGCGTCCGCCTGTACGAATTCGACGTCAAATGGCGGATCGACGATGGCCGCGCCGTCGTCACCGCGCTGGAGCGGTGCGAGGCCTAG
- a CDS encoding substrate-binding periplasmic protein — MRLPCLLAALLACPAVAVADDDLPVLSVAFGLAVPPYVIKEKKAGMEYEVLDKAFLTMGYHMRPVYLPQSQLPEALANGQVDAVTLVNEHAGVRGHYSAPYIRYHDFAITLSSRKLVINRIEDLSRYSIAAFAKAPLYLGDTFRQVASTNPRYAEYDQQLKQNWLLYHGKVDVVVADVNIFRYYNQHTPLQFDSRQPVTYHQLFDPVDYKVAFRDVAHRDQFNTALAQLKSSGEYARILSNYQ; from the coding sequence ATGCGTCTGCCCTGCCTTCTTGCCGCGTTGTTAGCCTGCCCAGCCGTCGCCGTCGCCGACGATGACCTGCCCGTGCTGAGCGTGGCGTTTGGCTTGGCCGTACCGCCTTATGTGATCAAGGAGAAAAAGGCTGGCATGGAGTACGAGGTGCTCGACAAGGCTTTCCTGACCATGGGGTACCACATGCGGCCAGTCTACCTGCCGCAGTCGCAGCTGCCCGAGGCGCTGGCCAACGGCCAGGTCGACGCGGTGACGCTGGTCAACGAGCATGCCGGCGTACGCGGCCACTATTCGGCCCCCTACATCCGCTACCATGACTTCGCCATCACGCTGTCGAGCCGCAAGCTCGTCATCAACCGCATAGAAGACCTGTCCAGATATTCGATCGCCGCATTTGCCAAGGCGCCGCTTTACCTTGGCGATACCTTCAGGCAGGTGGCAAGCACCAACCCGCGTTATGCCGAATACGACCAGCAGTTGAAGCAGAACTGGCTGCTGTACCACGGCAAGGTCGACGTCGTGGTGGCAGACGTCAACATCTTCCGCTATTACAACCAGCACACGCCGCTGCAGTTCGACTCGCGCCAGCCGGTGACTTACCACCAGCTATTCGACCCGGTCGATTACAAGGTGGCCTTCCGGGATGTCGCGCACCGCGACCAGTTCAACACGGCCTTGGCGCAACTCAAGAGCAGCGGTGAATACGCGCGCATCCTCAGCAACTACCAGTAA
- a CDS encoding transglutaminase family protein codes for MKLSLIPREPDLGRYLAPSPYIDWHHPAIIERAAELARGCHTDLQLVRRCFEFVRDEIRHSWDFRQNPVTCSASDVLKHGTGYCYAKSHLLAALLRANDIPAGLCYQRLSLGDAGPPYCLHGLNAVFLITHGWHRIDARGNKPGVDAQFSPPHEQLAFPALGDGEFDFPDIWAEPRPEVVHALTQYSSIEEVHRHLPDAKPASPARWNMHGTARLL; via the coding sequence ATGAAGCTCAGCCTGATCCCACGCGAACCTGACCTGGGACGCTATCTCGCCCCCTCCCCTTACATCGACTGGCATCATCCGGCCATCATCGAGCGGGCGGCAGAGCTGGCCCGCGGGTGCCACACCGACCTGCAGCTGGTGCGGCGCTGCTTTGAATTCGTGCGGGACGAGATCCGCCATAGCTGGGACTTCCGGCAAAACCCGGTCACCTGTTCGGCGTCCGACGTACTCAAGCATGGCACCGGCTACTGCTATGCCAAGAGCCATCTGCTCGCCGCCCTGTTGCGCGCCAACGACATCCCCGCCGGCCTGTGCTATCAGCGCCTGTCATTGGGCGATGCCGGGCCACCCTACTGCCTGCACGGCCTGAATGCCGTGTTCCTGATCACGCATGGCTGGCACCGCATCGACGCCCGGGGCAACAAGCCGGGGGTGGATGCCCAATTCTCGCCACCACACGAGCAACTGGCTTTTCCCGCACTCGGCGACGGCGAGTTCGACTTCCCGGACATCTGGGCCGAGCCACGGCCAGAGGTCGTGCATGCACTGACCCAGTACTCGAGCATTGAGGAAGTGCACCGTCACCTGCCGGACGCCAAACCGGCAAGCCCCGCGAGGTGGAACATGCACGGTACCGCGCGCCTGCTTTGA
- a CDS encoding flavin reductase family protein, whose translation MVAVELAHAYRLLNHGPTTLVSTAHGGRRNVMAASWSMPLDFSPPRVVVVIDSRTLTRELVEASGEFALNIPPRSLAAQTVAAGSDSGRHRDKFDHLGLAVAPASQVSAPLIVGCVGWLECRVIQEVHNEQRYDLFIAEVVAAWADPTVFSNGRWHFGDDAKRTIHYVAGGAFFETGKPFEVDAGR comes from the coding sequence ATGGTGGCCGTCGAGCTGGCCCACGCCTACCGCCTGCTCAACCACGGCCCCACCACCCTCGTCAGCACCGCCCACGGTGGCCGCCGCAACGTGATGGCAGCCTCCTGGTCCATGCCACTCGACTTCTCACCACCAAGGGTGGTGGTGGTCATCGACAGCCGGACGCTGACACGCGAGCTGGTGGAAGCCTCCGGCGAATTCGCACTCAATATTCCACCGCGTTCGCTGGCGGCCCAGACGGTTGCGGCAGGGTCAGACTCAGGCCGCCACCGGGACAAGTTCGACCATCTCGGTCTGGCCGTGGCTCCGGCCAGCCAGGTCTCCGCGCCGCTGATCGTCGGCTGCGTCGGGTGGCTGGAATGCCGCGTCATCCAGGAGGTGCACAACGAACAGCGTTACGACCTGTTCATTGCCGAGGTAGTCGCCGCCTGGGCAGACCCGACCGTATTCAGCAATGGCCGTTGGCATTTTGGTGACGACGCGAAACGTACCATCCACTATGTTGCGGGCGGCGCCTTCTTCGAAACCGGCAAACCCTTCGAAGTCGATGCCGGGCGCTAG
- a CDS encoding FAD-dependent oxidoreductase, whose product MSNYPHLLAPLDLGFTTLRNRTLMGSMHTGLEEAPNGFDRMAAFYAERARGGVGLIVTGGIAPNEHGLGMAGGAKLVTEEEAAHHKVITDAVHKEGGKIAMQILHTGRYSYQLNPVAPSALQAPINPFPPVELTGEQVEQTIDDYARCAWLAQQAGYDGVEIMGSEGYLINQFIAAKTNKRTDQWGGSYENRTRFPIEIVRRTRERVGPNFIIIYRLSMLDLVDEGSNLDEVIQLAKEIEKAGATIINTGIGWHEARVPTIATMVPRAGFAWVTKKLKGHVSVPLITTNRINMPDVAEQVLADGCADMVSMARPFLADAFFVEKAAAGKADEINTCIGCNQACLDHIFVAKMTSCLVNPRACHETELNYTTSDAPKKLAVVGAGPAGLSFATVAASRGHDVTLFEASGEIGGQFNIAKQIPGKEEFYETIRYFGKQIELSGVKLKLNTRVDADTLKAQGFDEVVLATGIMPRKLDLNGADHPKVLNYIDVLKLKKPVGKSVAVIGAGGIGFDVSEYLTHEGVSPSLDVKKYLDEWGIDDTIQNRGGVKRPHIEASPRKVFLLQRKTSKVGDGLGKTTGWIHRTSLKNKQVEMVSGVSYEKIDDEGLHVTIGGKYQVLPVDNVVICAGQEPLRELQAGLEAGGVKVHLIGGADVASELDAKRAINQGSRLASAI is encoded by the coding sequence ATGTCGAACTACCCCCACCTGCTTGCCCCGCTTGACCTCGGATTCACCACGCTGCGCAACCGCACCCTGATGGGCTCGATGCACACGGGCCTCGAAGAAGCTCCCAATGGTTTTGATCGCATGGCGGCCTTCTACGCCGAGCGCGCACGCGGTGGCGTGGGCCTGATCGTGACGGGCGGGATCGCGCCCAACGAGCATGGCCTGGGCATGGCTGGCGGTGCCAAGCTGGTGACGGAAGAAGAGGCGGCGCACCACAAGGTGATTACCGATGCCGTCCACAAGGAAGGCGGCAAGATCGCGATGCAGATCCTGCATACCGGCCGTTATTCCTATCAGCTCAACCCGGTTGCGCCGTCTGCCCTGCAGGCGCCGATCAACCCCTTCCCGCCGGTCGAGCTGACTGGTGAGCAGGTCGAGCAGACCATCGACGACTACGCGCGTTGTGCTTGGCTTGCGCAGCAGGCCGGCTATGACGGCGTCGAGATCATGGGGTCCGAGGGCTACCTGATCAACCAGTTCATCGCGGCCAAGACCAACAAGCGTACCGACCAGTGGGGCGGCAGCTACGAAAACCGTACCCGCTTCCCGATCGAGATCGTGCGCCGCACGCGCGAACGCGTCGGCCCCAACTTCATCATTATCTATCGCCTGTCGATGCTCGACCTGGTCGACGAAGGCTCGAACCTTGATGAGGTGATCCAGCTCGCCAAGGAAATCGAAAAGGCTGGCGCCACCATCATCAATACCGGTATCGGCTGGCACGAAGCACGCGTGCCGACCATCGCCACCATGGTGCCGCGCGCCGGCTTTGCCTGGGTGACCAAGAAGCTCAAGGGCCATGTCTCGGTGCCGCTGATCACCACCAACCGCATCAATATGCCCGATGTGGCCGAGCAAGTGCTGGCCGATGGCTGTGCGGATATGGTGTCGATGGCGCGCCCCTTCCTGGCCGATGCATTCTTCGTCGAGAAAGCCGCTGCCGGCAAGGCGGACGAAATCAACACCTGTATCGGCTGTAACCAGGCCTGCCTGGACCACATCTTCGTCGCCAAGATGACGAGCTGCCTGGTCAACCCGCGTGCCTGCCACGAGACCGAGCTCAACTACACCACGTCCGATGCGCCCAAGAAGCTGGCCGTGGTCGGTGCCGGCCCGGCCGGCCTGAGCTTCGCCACTGTCGCGGCCTCGCGCGGCCATGACGTGACCTTGTTCGAAGCCTCGGGTGAAATCGGCGGGCAGTTCAACATTGCCAAGCAGATCCCGGGCAAGGAAGAGTTCTACGAGACCATTCGCTACTTCGGCAAGCAGATCGAGCTGAGCGGCGTGAAGCTCAAGCTCAATACCCGTGTCGATGCCGACACGCTGAAGGCGCAGGGTTTTGACGAGGTGGTGCTGGCGACGGGCATCATGCCGCGCAAGCTCGACCTGAACGGTGCCGATCACCCCAAGGTGCTCAATTACATCGATGTACTCAAGCTCAAGAAGCCGGTTGGCAAGAGCGTGGCCGTGATCGGTGCGGGCGGTATCGGCTTTGACGTGTCGGAATATCTGACACACGAAGGGGTGAGCCCGAGCCTCGACGTGAAGAAATATCTCGACGAATGGGGCATCGACGACACTATCCAGAACCGCGGCGGGGTCAAGCGTCCTCACATCGAGGCCAGCCCGCGCAAGGTCTTCCTGCTGCAGCGCAAGACGAGCAAGGTGGGCGATGGCCTGGGCAAGACCACGGGCTGGATCCACCGCACCTCGCTGAAGAACAAGCAGGTCGAGATGGTGTCGGGCGTCAGCTACGAAAAGATCGACGACGAAGGCCTGCACGTCACCATCGGCGGCAAGTATCAGGTGCTGCCGGTCGATAACGTCGTGATCTGCGCCGGACAGGAGCCGCTGCGCGAATTGCAGGCGGGGCTTGAGGCTGGCGGCGTCAAGGTGCACCTGATCGGCGGTGCCGACGTTGCCTCCGAGCTCGATGCGAAGCGCGCCATCAATCAGGGCTCGCGCCTGGCTTCGGCAATTTGA
- a CDS encoding PHA/PHB synthase family protein: MTARDPVPTQAPPSLRNSYERWLALQQGIGDALDPYGITTTVLHAQQTWLQHPRELAAAMSQFSREYANLMQHLTKRALGMPSPDVVPVNPDDNRFADPVWTDMPVWDITKEWYLMCTHWLQDTLFDTPGLDEAERSRGAFWIRKWLNAIAPTNFFFGNPVAMRKFMESNGDSLLRGLQNFMQDMRDGDISMTDKRPFKVGVNLATTPGAVVFRNHLIELIQYTPTTDQVHAVPIVIAPPWINKFYILDLNDKKSLVKHLVGQGYTVFMISWKNPGADMSGLTFDDYITDGIAKAVEVSRAISKSGKVNAVGYCLGGTALAIYMAWLAKRFDKPEDMPVQSWTLFTTLTDFSRPGDVEVFIDKAGLTAIERNIDQKGYLDGKEMATTFRLLRSNSLIWHYWVHNYLYGETPPAFDVLFWNMDTTRMPGTMHKYYLREFYLHNKLIQPDALTIAGEKIDLSAIKVPLYSVGAEEDHIAPWRQTFTLSKLVSGESIYTLSTSGHILGIVNPPVNPPKRSYWSGSPTAGETPDDWQARQGKVAGSWWEHWLAWLAPQSGEKTAPPAMGNRNYKRLAAAPGSFVLEK, translated from the coding sequence ATGACCGCTCGAGATCCCGTCCCCACGCAGGCCCCGCCATCCCTCCGCAACAGCTACGAGCGCTGGCTCGCCCTGCAGCAAGGCATTGGCGATGCGCTCGACCCATACGGCATCACCACGACCGTTCTGCACGCGCAGCAGACCTGGCTGCAGCATCCGCGCGAGCTGGCCGCAGCGATGTCGCAGTTCAGCCGCGAATACGCCAATCTGATGCAGCATCTGACCAAGCGCGCGTTGGGCATGCCGAGCCCTGACGTGGTGCCGGTCAACCCGGACGACAATCGCTTCGCCGACCCGGTCTGGACGGACATGCCCGTCTGGGATATCACCAAGGAGTGGTATCTCATGTGCACGCACTGGCTGCAGGACACTCTGTTCGACACGCCGGGGCTGGACGAAGCCGAGCGCAGCCGTGGCGCTTTCTGGATACGGAAATGGCTGAATGCCATCGCGCCGACCAATTTCTTCTTCGGCAATCCCGTCGCGATGCGCAAGTTCATGGAGAGCAACGGCGATTCGCTGTTGCGCGGCCTGCAGAATTTCATGCAGGACATGCGCGACGGCGATATCTCGATGACGGACAAGCGCCCGTTCAAGGTCGGTGTGAACCTGGCCACGACGCCGGGTGCGGTGGTGTTCCGCAACCACCTGATCGAGCTGATCCAGTACACCCCGACGACGGATCAGGTGCATGCCGTACCGATCGTGATTGCGCCGCCGTGGATCAACAAGTTCTACATCCTCGACCTGAACGACAAGAAGAGCCTGGTCAAACACCTGGTCGGCCAGGGTTACACCGTGTTCATGATCAGCTGGAAGAACCCGGGGGCGGACATGTCCGGCCTGACTTTCGATGATTACATCACCGACGGCATCGCCAAGGCGGTGGAGGTGAGCCGGGCCATCAGCAAATCCGGCAAGGTCAACGCGGTGGGCTACTGCCTCGGCGGTACGGCACTGGCAATCTACATGGCCTGGCTCGCCAAGCGCTTCGACAAGCCCGAGGACATGCCGGTGCAGAGCTGGACCTTGTTCACGACGCTGACTGATTTCTCGCGCCCGGGCGACGTCGAGGTGTTCATCGACAAGGCCGGCTTGACGGCGATCGAACGCAATATCGACCAGAAGGGCTATCTGGACGGCAAGGAAATGGCGACCACCTTCCGCCTGCTGCGCTCGAACAGCCTGATCTGGCACTACTGGGTGCACAACTACCTATATGGCGAAACCCCGCCGGCATTCGATGTGCTGTTCTGGAACATGGACACGACGCGCATGCCGGGCACCATGCACAAGTACTATCTGCGTGAATTCTATCTGCACAACAAGCTGATCCAGCCCGACGCGCTGACCATTGCCGGCGAAAAGATCGATCTGAGCGCGATCAAGGTGCCGCTGTACTCAGTCGGGGCCGAAGAGGATCACATCGCGCCATGGCGCCAGACCTTCACGCTGTCGAAGCTGGTGTCTGGCGAGAGCATCTACACCCTGTCCACCTCGGGGCACATCCTCGGCATCGTCAATCCGCCGGTGAACCCGCCCAAACGGAGCTACTGGAGCGGTTCGCCGACTGCCGGCGAGACACCGGACGACTGGCAGGCACGGCAGGGCAAGGTGGCGGGCAGCTGGTGGGAGCATTGGCTGGCATGGCTCGCCCCGCAGTCGGGCGAAAAGACTGCTCCTCCGGCCATGGGCAACCGGAATTACAAGCGACTGGCTGCCGCGCCGGGGAGCTTCGTGCTGGAAAAGTAG
- a CDS encoding sigma-54-dependent transcriptional regulator: MPGKQILIVDDEMGIRELLSEILEDEGYDIKLAENADQARQLRNQFRPDLVLLDIWMPDCDGVSLLKEWANGGQLTMPVVMMSGHATIDTAVEATRIGAIDFLEKPIGLQKLLSTVSRAIKANVTQANSELSLSSLGRAQAVHELKRQLELVQQLKTPVLLLGEPGVGFDSCARFLHHANTPFVAPEQVERALDAPAELLQQAQNGLLFLREIGRLPSRAQHGLLQVLAKLEKFNIRLVCATTRSLAELMQDRGFDAGLFSTISVLQIPVPPLRTHREDVPDLANQIMDRLVEERKVPPRRFGVAALNALRNHDWPGNLEQLRNLVATVAVTAVGEEVALAEVNRLLAPYAMQQTLGCGEALDLPLREARDIFERQYFEHHIKLENGNMSRVAEKVGLERTHLYRKLKQLGIRFSKRTLEE, from the coding sequence ATGCCAGGTAAGCAAATCCTGATCGTTGACGATGAAATGGGTATTCGTGAGCTGCTCTCCGAAATCCTCGAGGACGAAGGCTACGACATCAAGCTGGCCGAGAACGCCGATCAGGCGCGGCAATTGCGCAACCAGTTCCGCCCGGACCTGGTGCTGCTCGATATCTGGATGCCCGACTGTGACGGGGTCAGCCTGCTGAAAGAGTGGGCGAATGGTGGCCAGCTGACCATGCCGGTCGTGATGATGTCGGGCCACGCCACCATCGATACGGCCGTCGAGGCAACGCGCATCGGCGCCATCGATTTTCTCGAGAAGCCGATCGGCTTGCAGAAGCTGCTATCCACCGTCAGCCGGGCCATCAAGGCCAATGTGACGCAGGCGAATTCCGAGCTGAGCCTGTCGTCGCTCGGCCGCGCCCAGGCCGTCCACGAACTCAAGCGCCAGCTGGAACTCGTGCAGCAACTGAAAACCCCGGTGCTGCTGCTGGGGGAGCCCGGTGTCGGCTTCGATAGCTGCGCTCGCTTCCTGCATCACGCCAATACGCCATTCGTCGCGCCGGAGCAGGTGGAACGGGCCCTCGATGCGCCGGCGGAGTTGTTGCAGCAGGCCCAGAACGGCCTACTGTTCCTGCGCGAGATCGGCCGCCTGCCGTCGCGCGCGCAGCATGGCCTGCTGCAGGTGCTGGCCAAGCTGGAGAAATTCAATATTCGCCTGGTCTGCGCGACCACCCGCTCGCTGGCCGAGTTGATGCAAGACCGAGGCTTCGACGCTGGGCTGTTTTCCACCATCAGCGTGCTGCAGATTCCCGTGCCGCCGTTGCGCACACACCGGGAGGACGTGCCCGACCTGGCCAATCAGATCATGGATCGCCTCGTGGAGGAGCGTAAGGTGCCTCCCCGGCGTTTCGGTGTGGCGGCGCTCAATGCGCTGCGCAACCATGATTGGCCCGGCAATCTGGAGCAGTTGCGTAACCTGGTGGCCACCGTGGCGGTGACTGCGGTGGGGGAGGAGGTGGCGCTGGCGGAGGTGAACCGCCTGCTGGCGCCGTATGCGATGCAACAGACCCTCGGCTGCGGTGAGGCGCTGGACCTGCCGCTGCGTGAGGCGCGTGATATTTTCGAGCGGCAGTATTTCGAGCACCACATCAAGCTCGAAAACGGCAACATGAGCCGTGTCGCCGAAAAAGTGGGGCTGGAGCGCACGCATTTGTACCGCAAGCTCAAGCAGCTCGGTATCCGTTTCTCCAAGCGGACGCTGGAGGAATAG